In the Aeromicrobium fastidiosum genome, CCTTCTCCGCTCGATGTACCGACCGTACGCACTCGCCGCGGCGGACGCCTTCGCCGCGGCCGGGCTCGTTCGCCCGCCCGAGGTCGTCGACTACGTCGCCCGTCTCAACGGATATCGCGGCATCGTGCAGGCCCGGAGCCTGGCGGCTGTCATCGAGCCCAAGACCCAGTCCCCCGGCGAGTCGTGGCAGCGGCTTCGGATGATCGACGCGGGCTTCCCCCTGCCCGAGGCGCAGCACGAGGTGGTCGACGACTTCGGGCGAACCTTCTTCATCGACCTGTCGTACCCGGAGCGCCTCATCGGCAGCGAGTTCGACGGTCGGGAGTTCCACACCGATGCCGGCCACCGGCAGCACGACGACGACCGGCGCGGGTACCTCACCGACGTGTACGGATGGCGATGGATCAATGGCACGCGAAGTCGGATCTTCGGAACAGACACCTCGTTCGAGGACGAGCTGGGCACGGCGCTCGGCATGACGCCCTTGGCCCGCCGCTGGGGACATCGCGGCTGAGCGGGGCGCAAACAGGCTCTTCCCAGATGAGGGTGTAGGTCGGCCGGGCGCGTCGGTCCGCAGATAGACGTCGAGGTCTCCCGACGATGGAGGTTCCTACGCCATCCATCCGAAAGACCTCGACGTGACCGACGCTACCCCGCCGGCCGGCCTCGGCCGCCCTGACCTGACCGCCTTCGCGTCTCATCCCAATCGACCCTGATCGGGTCTGCTGACCCCCTCGACGAGAACGCAGCGACATCACAGCCACCCAACCCCGACCGGCCGGGAAGCCGGGGCACGTCACATGCCCTGTGCTGCGGGCGTGTCGAGTGGGTCGTCCAGGGGCGACGCAGGAGCGTCGACGCGACGTGCTGAGAGGTGGTTCCAACCGGGCGCTAGGACACCGGCTACAGGCATGGCGATAGGTCAGGAACGGCGTCGCTCCCTGCGCAGGAGGGAGCGCAGGGTCTCGGCGTTCGCGTAGCCGACCCGTAGCGCGATCTCGGCGGAGGTGAGGTCCGTGGTTGCTGAGAGGTGCCGAGCTCGTTCGATGCGAAGCCGTTGGACGAAGCCGAGCGGAGTGAGGTTGAGCGCCGCACGGACTCGTCGTTCGAGGGTGCGCCGGCTGGTGCCGAGCGACTGCGCGACGAAGGCGACGTTGAACGGTTCGTCCAGGCGGGCGCGCACGAAGCGTTCGAACTCGACGACGATCGGGTCCTCGTGCCGGAGATGTTCGTAGGCGACGAAGGCCGCCTGCGACGGACGCTCGTCGATGATGAGGAGCTTGGCGACATGTTGGGCCAGGTCGGGGCTGATCGATCGCACGAGTGAGAGCGCGAGGTCGATGTGGGCGAACGCGGCGCCGGCGGTGACGAGGTTCCCGTCCACGACGACCATGGTGTCGAGATCGAGGGCGACGGTCGGATAGCGCTTCAGGAACTCCGGCCCCAGGAACCAGCTGGTCGTCGCCCGCCGATGATGCATCCGTCCGGTCTCGGCGACGGCGAACACGCCGGTGCACGCCGCGGCGATCCGGGTGGTCGCGTCGTCGAGGCGCCCGAGCGAGGCGATGACCGAACGAGCATCTCGGCTCTGGAGGGCGTCGTTGGTAGCGGCGGCCGTGAGGGTTCCAAGCGCAGGGACGACGACCACGTCGAACTCTCCGGACTCCGACAGCGGGTGGTCAACCGACAGGGTCATCGATGCCGTCGTGGTCACTCGCCGTTTCGGTCCGAGGATGGCGAGTTCGATCGGGTCGATCCGCGGGTCGATATCGCCGCGGGCTCCGTCGGCCACCCGCACGATGTCGATGACCGACGCGACAGCCGAACCGAAGCAGCCGTCGATCGCGATCAGTCCGATACGCATGGCGCGAACAATAGCAATACTGTCGTATACGCCACTCCCCATCGGCCCTCGCTCGTCATACGCTGAACTCGCCCCACGAAGAACCCCGACTTCAAGGAGAACCCCTCATGTCCACACCCGCATCACTTCCGTATGCCTTCGTCGCCAAGATCGTCGCGGCCGATGGACAGCACGACGCGCTCGCCGATCTGCTCGCCGGCGCTGTCGCACTCGCCAACGAAGAAGTGGGAACGATTGTCTGGTTCGCGGCTAGAACCCACGCCGACACCTTTTGGATCTTCGATGCATTCCCCGACGAGGCCGCTCGCGACGCCCACGCCAACGGCGCCATCGTCGCAGCCCTGATGGCCAACCAGCACCTCCTCGGCGCAGCACCCGAGATCCTGGCGGCCGACGTCCTCGCGTCCAAGCTCCCGTAGTCCGCCAACGCACGAGACGATCGCGCCCCGCCGAGCCGTCGGACCCGACCGCCTCGACACCCGCACCACGTTGACGATCCCCGACGGGCCGATCACGAGGGGGCCAGGCAACACCAGGCGCAAGCCTGGAGCGGCACTGGTTCACCGGTGGTCATCGAGAGAGCCAGCGCGGTTCCGTGGCAGCGCAACTGTGTCAACTTGCCCTCCGTCCCGCTAGGCGCCGTGGGCGGGTCTTGGTTGCGATCCGTTGCCGTGACGGGAGACGCGTTGCGCGTCGCAGCGATGACGGGTCGTTGGCGTTGCGTTCGTGCGCGTCGCCCGTGCGGCATGGAACATCTCGCTGCGCACACACCGGTCGCTGCGCCGACGCACCGTTGACACCTCGCACGTCCAGGTCGCGACACAACGCCACGCCGCGTTGCCGAGCGGAGCGAGGCCTATCAGCACACGGACAGGATGCCGGCCGCGAGCGCTCAGCCGGCGAGGGGTCCGTCGCAGAGGAGAGCGACGTCGGTGTCGGGCAGAGCCGTGAGGCCAGCGCATCGCGCGACCACCAGAACCGAACCGCCCCTGCCCTGCGTTTCCGGAGGTCAGGGGCTGTTCGCCAGAGCCGCCTGCCGGAATCGAACCGACGACCTAATCACGTCGGCTTTGCGTCTATCGCTTGATGCGCCCACTGGGCGAACGAGCCGCTGACCTGCGCACACGCCGAGAGTGGGGGGCGCTGCCATCCGGCGGTGACCGACGACGACCGACCAGTACCGACCGTTTCACCGGAGCTTGCGGCGGCGGCGAAGCCGAGCAAGCTCCATTCTTTTAGCTCACCGCGCCCTCCTCCTAGCCGGTCCCGTCGTCGTCGAAGACGTTTCAGGGGTCTTCCCAGATGACGGTGTAGGTCGGCCGGGCGCGTCGGTCCGCAGATAGACGTCGAGGTCTCCCGACGACGGAGGTTCCTACGCCATCCATCCGAAAGACCTCGACGTGTCCGACGCTACCCCGCCGGCCGGCCTCGGCCGCCCTGACCTGACCGCCTTCGCTCGACTCGACGGCCTCGGTCTGAGCGTGACCGGGCAACGACTTGAACCGGATCGTGCGGTCCTCGCGTGCCGCGTGGTGGAACCAGATCACTGGTGCCGACGGTGCGGCAGCGAAGGCGCTGCTCGTGACACCGTGATCCGGCGGTTGGCCCACGAGCCGCTGGGCTGGCGACCGACCGTGCTGGAAGTTGTAGTGCGCCGCTACCGCTGTGCCGACTGCGGACACGTGTGGCGCCAAGACACCAGCGCCGCGGCGGAGCCACGCGCGAAGCTCTCGCGCACCGGGCTGCGGTGGGCGCTGGAAGGGATCGTGGTCGCACACCTCACCGTCGCCCGTGTCGCCGAGGGACTCGGGGTCGCGTGGGACACCGCCAACAACGCGGTCCTGGCCGAAGGCAAGCGGCTGCTGATCAACGACCCCACGCGGTTCGAGGGCGTGAAGGTCATTGGCGTCGATGAGCACGTCTGGCGCCACACCAGGCGTGGCGACAAGTACGTCACCGTGATCATCGACCTCACCCCGGTCCGCGATGGCGCCGGCCCAGCAAGGCTGCTGGACATGGTCGAGGGCCGGTCGAAGGCGGCGTTCAAGACCTGGCTCGCCGACCGCGACGACGCCTTCCGTGACGCGGTCACGGTGATGGATCCCTTCCACGTCGTGCGCTTGGCCGGTGACGCCCTCGACAGGTGCCGGCGCCGGGTCCAACTCGCGATCCACGGGCACCGTGGGTTCAGGGACGACCCGCTCTACAAGTCGCGGCGCACGCTGCACACCGGCGCGGACCTGCTCACCGACAAGCAGAGCGACAGGCTACGCGCGCTGTTCGTTGATGACGCTCACGTCGAGGTCGAGGCGAACTGGGGTGTCTACCAGCGCATGATCGCCGCCTATCGCCACGAGGACCGGCAACGTGGCCGCGAGCTCGTGGAGAAGCTGAGCACCGACCTCAGCGCCGGCGTCCCCAAGGTGCTCACCGAGCTCACCACCCTGGGCCGGACCCTGAAGAAGCGAGCCGCTGACGTGCTCGCCTACTTCGAACGACCCGGCACCAGCAACGGGCCGACCGAGGCGCTCAACGGACGGCTCGAACACCTGCGCGGCTCCGCACTCGGGTTTCGCAACCTGACCAACTACATCGCCCGAAGCCTGCTCGAGACCGGCGGCTTCAGACCCCAACTTCTACACCCCCGATTGGGATGAGCCCGCAAACCACGTGTCAGCGGGGCGCAAACCACGCGTCAGCGGGGCGGAACCCACGCGTCAGCGGGGCGGAACCCACGCGTCAGCGTTATTGGGTGAGGCGGTAGACGTCGAAGACGCCCTCGACGGTGCGGACGGCCGACAGCACGTGGCCCAGGTGCTTGGGATCGGCCATCTCGAAGGTGAACTTCGACTTGGCGACGCGGTCGCGTCCGGTCGACAGCGACGCCGACAGGATGTTGACGTGCTGGTCGGAGATGACCCGGGTGATGTCGCTGAGCAGCCGCGGACGATCGAGGCCCTCGACCTGCACCGCCACCAGGAACGTGCTCTTGCCGGTCGGTGCCCACCGCACCTGCACGAGGCGCTCCGGCTGACTCCGCAGGGCGAGCAGGTTGACGCAGTCGGTGCGGTGCACCGAGACCCCGGCACCGCGCGTGACGAAGCCCTCGATGTCATCGCCCGGCACCGGGGTGCAGCATCGCGCGAGCTTGATCATGACGTCGCCGTCGAGGCCCTCGACGATGACGCCGGCGTCGCGGTTCTCGGAGCGGGGACGCTGCCGGCCGATGCCCGGGAGCGTCGTGGCCTCGGCGAGGTCCTCCTGCGCGCCCTCACGTCCGCCTGCGAGGTCGATGACGCGCTCGACGACGCTCTGGGGCCCGACGTTGCCCTCGCCGACGGCCGCGTACAGCATCGAGACGTCGGGCAGGTGCAGCTCCTGCGCGACGGTGGACAGCGTCTCGTGCTTGAAGAGCCGGTGCAGCGGCAGGCCCTCCTTACGCATCTGCTTGGCGATGAGGTCCTTGCCTCGCTCGATGGCCTCCTCGCGCCGCTCCTTGGTGAACCACTGGCGGATCTTGTTGCGTGCCCGGGGGCTGGCGACGAACTCGAGCCAGTCGCGGCTCGGGCCGGCGTCGGCAGACTTGGAGGTGAACACCTCGACGACGTCGCCGCTCTCGAGCGTCGACTCCAGCGAGACCAGGCGCCCGTTGACGCGGGCCCCGATGCACGCGTGGCCCACCTCGGTGTGCACGGCGTAGGCGAAGTCGACGGGCGTCGCGTCGGCCGGCAGCTGGATGAGGTCGCCGCGAGGCGTGTAGGCGTAGACGCCCGCGTTGTTGATCTCGAAGCGCAGAGAGTCGAGGAAGTCGACCGAGTCCTCGGTCTCGGACTGCCAGTCGAGCACCTCGCGCAGCCACAGCATGTCGTTGCCGTCGGAGCTCTGGCCGTCCTTCGCGCCGGCGGACGCGTCCTCCTTGTACTTCCAGTGCGCCGCGACACCGTACTCGGCACGACGGTGCATCGCGTACGTGCGGATCTGCAGCTCGACGGGCTTGCCCTGCGGGCCTATGACTGTCGTGTGCAACGACTGGTACATGTTGAACTTCGGGACGGAGATGTAGTCCTTGAAGCGTCCGGGGATCGGGTTCCAGCGGGCGTGCAGGACGCCCAGGACGCCATAGCAGTCGGCCACCGAGTCGACGAGGATGCGCACGCCGACCAGGTCGAAGATCTCGGAGAACTCTCGGCCCCCGAGCAGCATCTTCTGGTAGATCGAGTAGTAGTGCTTGGGACGACTCGACACCGTGGCCTTGAGCTTGACGTGCCGCAAGTCGGACTCGACCTCGCTCGTGACGCGCTCGAGGAACTGCCCCCGCGACGGCGCGCGATCGGCCACGAGTCGCACGATCTCGTCGTAGACCTTGGGGTGCAGGGTCGCGAACGCGAGATCCTCGAGCTCCCACTTGATCGTGTTCATGCCCAAGCGGTGGGCCAGTGGCGCGAAGATCTCGATGGTCTCGCGCGCGATGCGCTCCTGCTTGTCCTGCCGCAGGTAGCGCAGGGTGCGCATGTTGTGGAGGCGGTCGGCGAGCTTGATCACGAGGACGCGGATGTCGCGGCTCATCGCCACGACCATCTTGCGGATCGTCTCGGACTGGGCCGAGTCGCCGTACTTGACCTTGTCGAGCTTGGTCACGCCGTCGACGAGGTGCCTGACCTCGTCGCCGAAGTCGGCCGTCAGCTGATCGAGCGTGTAGGACGTGTCCTCGACGGTGTCGTGCAGCAGCGCCGCGCACAGCGTCGGCGTGGTCATCCCGAGCTCGGCCAGGATCGTGGCCACGGCGAGCGGGTGCGTGATGTACGGGTCGCCGCTCTTGCGCTTCTGACCGTCGTGCATCCGCTCGGCGATCTCGTAGGCCTTCTGGATCGCGGCGATCTCACCCTTGGGGTGGGTCGCGCG is a window encoding:
- a CDS encoding transposase; its protein translation is MSDATPPAGLGRPDLTAFARLDGLGLSVTGQRLEPDRAVLACRVVEPDHWCRRCGSEGAARDTVIRRLAHEPLGWRPTVLEVVVRRYRCADCGHVWRQDTSAAAEPRAKLSRTGLRWALEGIVVAHLTVARVAEGLGVAWDTANNAVLAEGKRLLINDPTRFEGVKVIGVDEHVWRHTRRGDKYVTVIIDLTPVRDGAGPARLLDMVEGRSKAAFKTWLADRDDAFRDAVTVMDPFHVVRLAGDALDRCRRRVQLAIHGHRGFRDDPLYKSRRTLHTGADLLTDKQSDRLRALFVDDAHVEVEANWGVYQRMIAAYRHEDRQRGRELVEKLSTDLSAGVPKVLTELTTLGRTLKKRAADVLAYFERPGTSNGPTEALNGRLEHLRGSALGFRNLTNYIARSLLETGGFRPQLLHPRLG
- a CDS encoding RelA/SpoT family protein yields the protein MRNRLARIGGSRAGSVDVLDPLIKVYRATHPKGEIAAIQKAYEIAERMHDGQKRKSGDPYITHPLAVATILAELGMTTPTLCAALLHDTVEDTSYTLDQLTADFGDEVRHLVDGVTKLDKVKYGDSAQSETIRKMVVAMSRDIRVLVIKLADRLHNMRTLRYLRQDKQERIARETIEIFAPLAHRLGMNTIKWELEDLAFATLHPKVYDEIVRLVADRAPSRGQFLERVTSEVESDLRHVKLKATVSSRPKHYYSIYQKMLLGGREFSEIFDLVGVRILVDSVADCYGVLGVLHARWNPIPGRFKDYISVPKFNMYQSLHTTVIGPQGKPVELQIRTYAMHRRAEYGVAAHWKYKEDASAGAKDGQSSDGNDMLWLREVLDWQSETEDSVDFLDSLRFEINNAGVYAYTPRGDLIQLPADATPVDFAYAVHTEVGHACIGARVNGRLVSLESTLESGDVVEVFTSKSADAGPSRDWLEFVASPRARNKIRQWFTKERREEAIERGKDLIAKQMRKEGLPLHRLFKHETLSTVAQELHLPDVSMLYAAVGEGNVGPQSVVERVIDLAGGREGAQEDLAEATTLPGIGRQRPRSENRDAGVIVEGLDGDVMIKLARCCTPVPGDDIEGFVTRGAGVSVHRTDCVNLLALRSQPERLVQVRWAPTGKSTFLVAVQVEGLDRPRLLSDITRVISDQHVNILSASLSTGRDRVAKSKFTFEMADPKHLGHVLSAVRTVEGVFDVYRLTQ
- a CDS encoding GlxA family transcriptional regulator, which produces MRVADGARGDIDPRIDPIELAILGPKRRVTTTASMTLSVDHPLSESGEFDVVVVPALGTLTAAATNDALQSRDARSVIASLGRLDDATTRIAAACTGVFAVAETGRMHHRRATTSWFLGPEFLKRYPTVALDLDTMVVVDGNLVTAGAAFAHIDLALSLVRSISPDLAQHVAKLLIIDERPSQAAFVAYEHLRHEDPIVVEFERFVRARLDEPFNVAFVAQSLGTSRRTLERRVRAALNLTPLGFVQRLRIERARHLSATTDLTSAEIALRVGYANAETLRSLLRRERRRS
- a CDS encoding putative quinol monooxygenase, which translates into the protein MSTPASLPYAFVAKIVAADGQHDALADLLAGAVALANEEVGTIVWFAARTHADTFWIFDAFPDEAARDAHANGAIVAALMANQHLLGAAPEILAADVLASKLP